TCGGTTGCAACATCTTGCGGGATCATGGGCAATTCCGCCGCAAGCATTGTACAAATACAGATGGGCAGCGTTCCATCGCGGATGCATTCGGCCCAATAATCGGTGTACGCCGTCAGTCTGGCCAAAGGATCCTCGACGCGCTTGTCGAGCGCAGCCAGTCCTTCGCGGGCCTGGGCGCGGTGCATCTTGACAACGGTCAGCACCAAATCCGCCTTGCTCGGGAAATGATGGTGAATGCTGGGCTTGCCGATACGCACCCGCTCGGACAGATCCGCATAACTGAATCCGTGATAGCCGCCTGCGGCAAGCAGCTGCTTCGTGTGCTGCACGATTTCGGTTGCCCTCGGGGACAGCTCAACGCTCATGGATTCTCACTCGATTGCCTGCACTTGGACGCGACGCCCGTGTATGCGATGTCGCGTTTTACGCGCACTTTGGCGTGCCTGATGACACACTGTCGATCAATCTACTAGTTGGTCGACAGTGTGTCAATCCCCTCGAGGGCACCTTTTCTGAGTTCGCGGTTCGCGAGGGGAGCACGCCTGCGTCGCATGAGAAAAGCGCTCCGATCCGCTCAATGGCCGTTCGGCAGACACTGGCACTGCGCCTCGACTCGTTGGCATGCTCCGGCTGACTCGCATCCCGGCGGCTACTTGTCCTGCCGCAGCGCGAGTCGCTCCGCTTCGCTCAAACGCGACCAAAGCGCCGAGTCGACCTTCTCGCCCAGACCCACAATCTGTACCGGGTTGGCACGACTGTAGCCGGCCGTCTCCGGTGACAGCGACGACAGGGGAGCGCTCGGCGCCTTCCTTCCAGCATCGACGCCGGCGGCAGGCTCGTTGCCCTGCCCGATCGTACGCACCGTGAAAATCGACGGCTGCCCGGCCCGTGCGGCGCCTCGCTCCCGCGCCACCGCCTCCTGCGCGGCATTTGCGGCTTGCGACGCACTCGCACTGGCATTGGTCAGCGCCGCCACGTTCACGCCAGCAATCACCGGCATGCCCGTCGCCTTGCCCTGCACCTGAATATTCGCTGCGTTGATGACTTGCAGCGCCGCCAGGTTCACGTTCCCCGACACGCGAATGCCCGCCTCTCCTGCGTCGATGGTGCCCAGAGGGGCCAGAAGATCGATGTCGCCGGGTTTCACTTCGGGAATCGGATTGAGCGTGGCAATACCGGCACCGGTGCCGGGTACCTGTGGCGACAGCCTGACGTTGCCCCACATGTCGTACTCCCGCTTGGGCGGCGTGTAGACGATGGTCGATTTCGAACCGCGACCCGCGTTGATGTCGCCTTCAGACGACCATCCCAGAATGTCGCCGCCGAAGGTCGTCATGATGCGGCTCTGGCCAAGCAGAATGCTGCCGCGCGCGAACATCTCGATATTGCCTCCACCCTGTGTCAACACGCCGGAATCCGCTGGGGGCGCCGCGCCTTCGATACCGAACACCTGTTGACCGCCCGGCGTGAGCAGTTGAATGTTGCCGCCGAAGTTGGTGCGAACGAAGCCGCTGCGCGGGGTGTAGACGAAAACACTGTCGGTCTGGTTCCACACCGCCCGATTGCCGCGGAACATGACGATATCGCCCGCGTGGGTCACCGGGTTGCCGTTCGCATCGCTGTCCGGCGCGAGTGCGGCGATGGCGTTGCGGCTGCGCAGGAAGCTCGCGTAGCGCGGGCTGGCCCGATCGTTGTACTCCCGGCCGCCCGCCTTGAGTTCGGCGAAGTAGACGTTGCGTGCAAAGACTCGCTGCTGCTCCGCGGGCAACGCGAAATAGTAGGTGCGCGCCTCGTCCGTGTTACCGGCAAAACCGTAGGTCTGCGCGAGCCACGCCGCCAATTCGTCGTCATACACCTTCACGACCTTGCCCACCTGATCGGCCAGTGGCACGCCGGTGCGCGCGAGATTGGCCGGATCCAGATATGGCTTGACGAACCGAAGGTAGTCCAGCCCGTCGGCGCCGACGCCCGCCTGCATGGCGATGTTGGCACCAGGGCGAGTGTCGCCCGCCACTACCGGACCGAGACTGGTGACCCCGGCGCGATCTTCCATCAGGATGTTGCGTCCAGCGCTGACCTCAAGCATTCCTGGACCGGCCACGTTGAACGTACTGTAAAGAATGTCTCGTCCGGCGGAGACGACCGACACGTCGGACGCCCTGTTGTGAACGAACAGATTGCCGGTCTCGGTAAAACCGAAGCCGCTGCTCCCCGCGCGCGGGACGCCCTCGAGCAGCAAGGAGCCGCTTCGCACGATGTCGCGTCCTGCGACCATTCGCACCGGTGAGCCTTCGTACCAGGTGCGGCCCAGACGCGGCTCCTTCTCGAAGAAGGTACCGGTGCCCGTGAACTTCATGATGCGCCCGCTGTTCACGCCGACAAGATCGCCCGCTACCGCGTAGAAGAGCGCGGATGCCACACGTTGTGTGGACGTCGCGGAGACGGAGTCGGCACCGAAGGCGAAGATCGGGAAGAGGCTCTGGTCAGCCCGATTGCCATCGCCGGTCAGGTTGCTGACGTCCGGAAGACTCGCCGACGTGCCAACCGCCTGGACCCAGGCGGAATAGGCGGGGCGTTGCGGCGTTGCAATGGCACCCATCGCCGCCCCGGACCGGCTGACCGTGAAGCCACCGGCGTAGATCGAATCGGCGGCAAGGAACTGCAATTGCCCGCCATTGGCAGACGGCGCCAGTACAAGCGGCGTGGCCGGGTATTCGTCCGCCTGCGACGTCCCGGCCGCCTTGCCGTAAAACAGATTGCGACTCGCCGAGACCACGCGCAGGATCGACGGATATACGA
The Pandoraea pulmonicola DNA segment above includes these coding regions:
- a CDS encoding TetR/AcrR family transcriptional regulator; this translates as MSVELSPRATEIVQHTKQLLAAGGYHGFSYADLSERVRIGKPSIHHHFPSKADLVLTVVKMHRAQAREGLAALDKRVEDPLARLTAYTDYWAECIRDGTLPICICTMLAAELPMIPQDVATEVRRYFDDLSAWIATVLEAGAAQKQFALCDSALMEAQTFMSTVYGAMLTARASGNAGSFQAISRVAIDRLRASN